One Salvia splendens isolate huo1 chromosome 1, SspV2, whole genome shotgun sequence genomic window, AAAATCAGAAGTACTGTAGTTCGGAAAAATACGAGCATCTACAGATTACAAATGCAACAACCACGTACTAAAGAACGCAAGTAAAAACAGTCAAATCAATTACCACAGCCGGTTTCGCCGACGATGAAAGTTACGCgattctccaaaatcttctcaaCAATCTTATTTCGCATCGCCGCAACCGGAAGTTCAGAGAAACTCGACTGAGGCGAGGACGGCGTCGGAGGTGACGCCATTTTTTCGACAAAAATCAGCAATCAAACTTGCAACCAGCAAAAACCCTTGCCTAGTGGAGTTGTGGCGAGGTTTTTCTGCTGTCTGAGTAAACGACGAGTCTATTCTCGTGCACCAGGGTGCTTTTGCTTCGAGGACGCGCTCCTCGACGCGTGTTTGTCCTAATATATAGGCTTGTTACTAAAGAACCCtatggccatgtttggttggcagGAAAGtcaagttggcaaggaaaatgattcctgggaaaatgaatcccgtgaatatgatttctaataactttactttcctgtgtttggaaaatatcaagatttgaaagtatatatttgattttaacactaaactaaaaatatacttatcattttttttataaaaaataataatacatattatttaataaattattaattacaaatgataataattatattattttatttattattacgatggatagtttaaatatgaattatatatcataatatataataataataatataataaataagattattattattattctcattatatttaattttttttaattgaataaattttataatttaaaatttcactacaattttattgttaactactaatttataaattaataattattatattattatataattataattatatttaattatttaataaattattttttgttattatgataataaaaataaaaataaatattaataacatagttataattatgataatttgaattatagttatttattatcctgaaattaagtatggtttatacttttaaattatttttaaaacattgtaataaataataacaataataatgatgatgatgctaataataataatactaataataataataataataataataaattgtattatattgcattaaatatgtaagaatcctaaaactgggaaaaagaatacctaagaaaagttaggattcaaaATCCTGGAAAGTTATACTAACTTTTCttgtttcaagattttgattattttcccagtttgattaaaaacggaaacaaacacatgaatttaaaatttaagtaatcagattactttcccagacagaatcctggcaaccaaacatggcctatgagtattataaatatcatacaaattttttattatttcggtCCGttacataataaaatcatactccattcggctacaaaaaataatacattttgtgaatgacacgggttttaatgtaaaattggtaaagtaagaaagaagtagtgttagtggaatgtgagatccatattattagtaagagagaagggaaaaaagtaagagaaaagttgttgaaaacttttcttttttggatGTGTCATATTTTTCGTGCACAgccaaaaatggcaaatgtgccctattttttgtggacggggatggagtatttcatttttaacataaatggtaagtaggtctcacattacACCAAtttattccactaacattttatatttgaaaatttattattattattattattattatttaaaagtaaaaaaatatataacttatttattagtacaaatttaatttatactactacattGGACTCAAAAAGTGGCTCATACCAAAATATcttaaaatatcaatttttataaatttagttCGTGGTACAAAAATGATTTTGCAGAAATAGGCAAATCCAATTCGATTGACTCCCACCATTTGAAGAAGCATGATGAATCAAAGGTCTTGCTGCCtgcaggggcgtagcgcagttgacaacggaggggcagatcttgctgcaatgagcatGGGTTCGAATCCCTCTGCTGTCGTGTaattgcttccatctctcagacACAATTGTGAGGcattgggagatgggcttctggcagctagtgggttaaggtctcccccttaacgggctactgcgtaccctgattgaaccccctcacatgatgtcaggccggagtgtgggggcttctggcagccagtgggttaagaCCTCCCCCTttacgggctactgcgtaccctgattgaaccctcTCACATGATGTtgggccggagtgtgggggccgccaaggcgacgAAATCGCCCTTTTTGCTGCAATGATGAATCAAAGGTCTTGCCATGCACAACCTCTCCTCGGGCCCGTGCAGCCCACTCGCTCCATTGTAAGTGGGCTTCTATTTCGAccatttcaaatattttaaaaagagttaaaaaattattattgaattcAAATTAGATTTCTTACCCAATAAATATATTCacttaattttttcattttttatcctccaaaattttcaaaatacatCTATAAATCCACACTAAAAAGTattctctttaatttttttgtttgaccACAAATATACCGAATCCACCTTGGCGTATTCCAACTAATCCTGCTAAACCGAGTTTGCGGATTAAGGCCAAAAGCCTCCCAACGGGTGACTGGGTTTAAAACCAACTCCTCTTTTACTcatcataaatattttttaaatgatcTTAATACAAGTATGGCATCTGATGAAGACCATGTGGAGCGTCATAATAAAGAATATAACGACAACCCTCCCTCCCCTCCTCCTGCACCAGGAACCTGATGCCACTATTCCACGAGTACTCTTACGGCGGCGGAGTCGTCTCGCGATTCCAGCGTCACAGCTAACTCTAAGAAGATCTAGTCAAATACACTTGGTCGAAATTTGGGGACCATCATTGGTGTTtcgattttaaattatgtattttactTCATTTGTTCCCTCCTCATAGTTGAACCAtctttcaattttggaaagttcccttatagttgagtcatttccatatataacaCTTTTTTcgctcttattttactctctctaacTTTATTCATGTTGTACACTATATTCTATAggtatttttctctctcttactcttTTTATCCATCGACTTAACACgctaaatatcaatttcttaaactcTGTATGGAAAAGTTCCGCCTCAATTACGAGGGAACAAAGGGAGCATCACTTCCAATAAATTACTAcctcgtccacaaaaaatatactatatacTAAGTTTATAagtttcttaaaacccgtatcAAATCACAATCGACAATTATTAGGGACGGAGTACTAGTATTAATGAATTACGGATAATAACGATAATGATATGTATTTCTTGCATCACCTTCCCAAATTGCCCTTTTGCTTGCAACCAGAATTTTAAAACCCTAAATTTCGCAACTACTGTACTATTCTCTATCTGAATCGTCTGAACTCCGCGCTCCGGTCCATCGGTAAAACCCCCATTTTGAGCCTCTCCAAAATTATTAGTCTATTGAATTACTTAATCCTGCTGAATGTCTTTTATTTTTAACATTTAATTTCTTGATATTTACGCTTTTTTGTGATGCATAAGTTTATGCTTTGAGGCCATCCTTTTATGCTTGTCGTAATATAGAGAGCACTGACGATTATTTTCGCTAagatactactagtatttatataattgtttttAGCAAATTTCgttttcacaatttttttttgggaaagTTACGTGGTTTATGTGTATAATTTTATCAGGATTACAATTCTTGTAACTTATTCGCGTTTTGTTGATAACTTTAGCAAGAATGAGTCGCTCTAGCAGAACTCTCTATGTTGGCAACCTTCCTGGGGACGTTCGTGAGCGCGAGGTGGAGGATCTTTTttacaagttttttttttttctctctttcttttttttaacgTTAATGTTGAGTGATTTTACTCTTTATCGATCTTGGCTGAAGCAGCTGTGTTGAAATCTAGCTTTAATACTTGGGAAGTTGAACCACCACTTAAAAGATTTCAGAGTTGCATCTTAATATCCGCAATCTCGAcatttttcaatttcatttacTTGCAGTATGGACCAATTGTGCATATTGATCTTAAAATCCCCCCAAGGCCTCCAGGCTATGCTTTTGTTGAGGTATGGTTTGATTTATATCTGAGTTTTTTAAATTCCTTGAAGATTCTAATCCCTACCTTTTCACCACAGTTTGAAGAGTCAAGGGATGCTGAAGATGCCATACGAGGGCGTGATGGCTATGATTTTGATGGGCATCGCCTACGGGTGGGCATTTGTTTGTGGTTGTCACTTGTCACCTTTTTGCTTGCATCTGTTGGTAtgttaataataattttgatatcTGGTTACAGGTTGAGCTAGCACATGGTGGGCGTGGTAACTCATCATCGGCAGATCGTCATACTGGAAGTCGTGGTCCCCGAGGAGGAGTTTCTAGGCGCTCAGAATATAGAGGTGGATACATAAATTCATATGTTAAGTGTAAATGTCATCCAATGTTTAAGATTTTGACACTACTGCATTTTTTCTCCTGTGGCCTTAATATTCCAGTTTTAATCACCGGCTTGCCTCAGTCTGCTTCATGGCAAGATCTTAAGGTAAGAGTGCATTTTCTTGGTGCTCAGTATTGGCCATTCTCTTGTCGTACTGATACACACCACTTAGCTGGTCATTGGTCTTAAGTCTTATTGTTTTTATTCAGGATCATATGCGTCGAGCTGGAGATGTTTGCTTCTCACAAGTTTTCCACGAGGGGAGTGGTATGTTTTATATCAGTGTGCATATCTTCTTTTGACAGATCAACAAATATATATTGCTAATGATATCATATTCTTGGTAGTGGGTACATATGTTATCCAGGAAATTGTTTTTTGGGATTCTTAGTCTGGACATATTTTTCTTATTGTGATTTCAACTTTTCTTCCCTCAGGAAAGACAGGGATAGTAGACTACACAAATTTTGATGACATGAAATATGCTGTGAGCCATCTTGCTTCTCTTCCATTTCTTGTAACTGATATATTTAAGTGACTATTTTTTCTCTGTTTGTTTCCCTGTTTGAGTAATTTTAACCATTCATTTGTACCTCCTACATTCAATAGTGATTTTTCTTTTGCCCAATACAGATCAAGAAGCTTGATGGTTCTGAGTTTCGGAATGCTTTTTCACGGGGAAGAGTGCATGTATGCTTCAGTGTTCAAGTTTGTACATTGTTTTCTTTTTGGATATTTTCCCATTACAATATCATCCCaaaaatttttcatttttatcagGTGAAAGAATATGATTCCAGTCGCTCTAGAAGCCGCAGTCGTAGTCGCAGTCCGTCCTACTCAAAAGGAAGGAGCAATGGTCGAAGCAAGAGCAAAAACCCAAGTGTTAGCCGTAGCAGGAGCAGAAGGTTCAATGCTGTTTCAATACAATTTATGTTCTTTTTActgttttataaatataatactgAGGCTATACACTTTGATGAATCTACTTGCAGCAAGTCGCCTAAGGGGAAATCATCATGTCATTCAAGGTCTCGATCAAAATCTGTATCTCGGTCTCGTTCTGGATCAAAAGTACGGTCTTTGTCAAGGTAGAATATActaatctgattttttttgcaTAAGAGTGTGCTTTCACTTATACTATTTGTTGGTTGCAAAAGTTGCAATTTCTTGTACATCATTACTGGATTCAATATATTGTGGATAATCACATATAATACATTTTTTCTCGTGCAATAGAAGTACTCTTTACATATTGCTGTTGCTTTACTTAAAATgcatccaaaaaataaaaacttttatgTACAACACAAATCTAGGCTAAACAAGTATCAGTGCTGACTCTTTATACTCACTCCTATCCTACTCTAAgggacacattttccttttttggatgTCTCACTCTAATACACATTTGCTAAAATGGAAACACCATTAGCCCTACtctattctctctccactcaactcacaaaacaaaactgcataaaatcccATGTTGTATAGGAAATACTCCACTTTGAGTggcacggagggagtataacaaaTTGAAAAAAGTTAAAGTTTGAGCTTGGATATGTACACTAGAAAATTAgcacaaaataataaatttgaagtttGTATTGACTTGTTTATACTCTCCCGTATGCGAATTtgagtcccatttttccattttagtccgtacacaaataggagtcccggttcatttttactatatatGGTTTtaaggtcccacattccactaactcactctactcacatttcatttaaaacttaTATATGCAAGTGgaacccatattccactaattatTTTCACCCACTTTACTTaacctttcttaaaacccgtgccgccaaaaaatgggactcctaatgacgAACAGAGGTAGTATTAATTAGTATGAAATATCTAACCCAGTATTTTTCCTAATAGTAATACTCACAAGCCTGATTGATGCAAAATATATTTCTCTGACTTTTcttgtgttttgttttgttcCGGAATAGAACCCAATTGTCAATATTTTGTTACTACAGCTGATAGTGCCAAATACCTATAACTATATTTTGTTTCTACAGCCAGCAGCTGATGGCAGAAAAATATTCGTTTGAACTATTTGAATAAACAAAACTTGATATATTTGGTGTCAGCCCTTACTGGAGTATGCTTTTCTTGCGCCTCCCTTCCCTTTTCGCCCTTGCCATTCCCCTTTTGCATCTAGCTTGCAGTTATGGAAAACCGTGTCAGCTGTCAAAGGATCACTTTCTTATATCC contains:
- the LOC121805753 gene encoding serine/arginine-rich-splicing factor SR34-like, which gives rise to MSRSSRTLYVGNLPGDVREREYGPIVHIDLKIPPRPPGYAFVEFEESRDAEDAIRGRDGYDFDGHRLRVELAHGGRGNSSSADRHTGSRGPRGGVSRRSEYRVLITGLPQSASWQDLKDHMRRAGDVCFSQVFHEGSGKTGIVDYTNFDDMKYAIKKLDGSEFRNAFSRGRVHVKEYDSSRSRSRSRSRSPSYSKGRSNGRSKSKNPSVSRSRSRSKSPKGKSSCHSRSRSKSVSRSRSGSKVRSLSRSPSRSRSPKPAKRTSASPKKHSLSRSRSRSKSPSQSRSRSRSR